One window of the Oncorhynchus clarkii lewisi isolate Uvic-CL-2024 chromosome 19, UVic_Ocla_1.0, whole genome shotgun sequence genome contains the following:
- the LOC139375247 gene encoding muscarinic acetylcholine receptor M5-like, with protein sequence MEGGGIQNLSINGNASDIHPVTHSLWEVITIATVSAIVSLITIVGNVLVMLSFKVNSQLKTVNNYYLLSLAVADLIIGVFSMNLYTSYILMGYWALGSVACDLWLALDYVASNASVMNLLVISFDRYFSITRPLTYRAKRTPKRAGVMIGMAWLVSLILWAPPILCWQYFVGKRTVPERQCQIQFFSEPVITFGTAIAAFYIPVSIMTILYCRIYKETERRTKDLAELQGINSSTDTGVTKPQKTIIRSCFNCKQLSSASRDRTQASWSSSNRSNAAKSAAATNDEWSKSDQLTTFNSYASSEDEERPVSPGAFQPTCRNQECRQSTGAAGCDKEQLSSYEENNFFHTPPKTNSQKSKKCVSYKFKPVPKDTSSGAQQSKNGDTNMAPSSFSSADSMSAPPSTSSSKPIDTTLKIQLTKRKRMVLIKERKAAQTLSAILLAFILTWTPYNIMVLISTFCSDCIPVSLWHLGYWLCYVNSTVNPMCYALCNKTFQKTFRMLLLCQWKKKRVEEKLYWYGQNPVVSSKLT encoded by the coding sequence ATGGAAGGTGGGGGAATACAGAACTTATCCATAAATGGCAATGCATCAGACATCCACCCTGTCACACACAGTCTATGGGAGGTCATAACCATAGCAACTGTGTCGGCCATCGTGAGCCTGATTACGATAGTGGGGAACGTCCTGGTGATGCTGTCGTTTAAGGTAAACAGCCAGCTGAAGACAGTCAACAACTACTACCTGCTGAGTTTGGCTGTAGCTGACCTCATTATAGGTGTGTTCTCTATGAACCTCTACACCTCCTACATACTGATGGGATACTGGGCACTGGGGAGTGTGGCTTGTGACCTCTGGTTGGCTTTGGACTACGTGGCCAGTAATGCGTCAGTGATGAACCTGCTGGTAATCAGTTTTGACCGGTACTTCTCCATCACCAGACCCCTGACCTACAGAGCCAAGCGCACCCCCAAACGGGCTGGGGTCATGATAGGCATGGCCTGGCTGGTGTCCCTCATCCTGTGGGCCCCTCCCATACTGTGCTGGCAGTATTTTGTGGGGAAAAGGACAGTCCCTGAAAGGCAGTGTCAGATCCAGTTCTTCTCGGAGCCAGTGATAACATTTGGGACAGCCATTGCTGCGTTTTACATCCCAGTGTCAATCATGACCATCCTGTACTGTCGGATCTACAAGGAGACGGAACGTCGCACCAAGGACCTCGCTGAGCTCCAGGGCATCAACAGTTCCACAGACACTGGTGTCACCAAGCCCCAGAAAACCATCATTAGATCCTGCTTCAACTGCAAGCAGCTCAGCTCTGCCTCCCGCGACAGAACCCAGGCCTCCTGGTCCTCCTCCAACAGGAGCAATGCAGCCAAATCAGCAGCAGCCACCAACGACGAGTGGTCCAAGAGTGACCAGCTGACCACCTTCAACAGCTATGCCTCCTCGGAGGACGAGGAGCGGCCCGTGTCCCCGGGGGCCTTTCAGCCCACCTGCCGGAACCAGGAGTGTAGGCAGAGCACGGGTGCAGCGGGCTGTGATAAAGAACAGCTCAGCAGTTATGAGGAGAACAACTTCTTCCACACGCCACCAAAGACCAACTCCCAGAAGAGCAAGAAGTGTGTGTCCTACAAGTTTAAACCAGTTCCCAAAGACACTAGCAGCGGTGCCCAGCAAAGCAAGAATGGGGACACTAACATGGCCCCATCATCTTTCTCTTCAGCTGACTCTATGAGTGccccaccctccacctcctcctccaagccAATAGACACCACTCTGAAGATCCAGCTGACCAAGAGGAAGAGGATGGTGCTGATTAAGGAGAGGAAGGCTGCCCAGACTCTCAGTGCTATCCTGCTGGCCTTTATCCTGACGTGGACACCATACAACATCATGGTGCTCATCTCCACCTTCTGCTCTGACTGTATCCCTGTGTCTCTCTGGCACCTGGGCTACTGGCTGTGCTATGTCAACAGTACAGTCAACCCAATGTGCTACGCGCTCTGCAACAAGACCTTCCAGAAGACCTTCCGCATGCTGCTGCTCTGTCAGTGGAAGAAGAAGAGAGTGGAAGAGAAACTTTACTGGTACGGGCAAAACCCTGTAGTGAGCAGCAAGCTAACATGA